A genome region from Microbacterium sp. CGR2 includes the following:
- the mpaM gene encoding daptide-type RiPP biosynthesis methyltransferase yields MSGSITDAISARLDTAGAAAREQDLYAGAGTDFYERLVGCDRAEIREVLALARNTAGPILDVAAGGGRLTVPLVRTGRRVTAIDLSDDMLAHLRRALPDEAGLECAVADMRDFSLERRYGLVVIGATSITLLDRPGRSRLYASVQRHLAVDGVFAFTVATGASAASLAVPRDEEISVPGPGGDETYVFSQQMEEDGAARLVNWVRASDIADGREVTVFTSRLRVLSPEVLSDELVDAGFAAPEISPIRAHRGVDIVLLKTVCAARRGGVRDDASS; encoded by the coding sequence ATGTCAGGTTCGATCACCGACGCCATATCGGCGCGGCTCGACACGGCGGGGGCGGCTGCCCGGGAGCAAGACCTGTACGCAGGAGCGGGCACAGACTTCTACGAGCGGCTGGTGGGTTGCGACCGTGCGGAGATCAGAGAGGTGCTGGCGCTCGCGAGAAATACCGCGGGGCCGATTCTCGACGTCGCCGCAGGAGGTGGCCGGCTGACGGTCCCCCTGGTGAGAACCGGCAGGCGGGTGACCGCGATCGATCTCTCCGACGACATGCTCGCTCACCTCCGTCGGGCCTTGCCGGATGAGGCGGGGCTGGAGTGTGCCGTCGCGGACATGCGGGACTTCTCGTTGGAGCGTCGATACGGGCTTGTCGTCATCGGTGCGACATCCATCACGTTGCTCGACCGTCCGGGAAGGTCGCGCCTCTACGCGAGTGTGCAACGCCACCTTGCCGTTGACGGGGTCTTCGCTTTCACCGTCGCGACAGGCGCCTCGGCGGCGAGCCTTGCAGTGCCCAGAGACGAAGAGATCAGCGTCCCCGGGCCGGGTGGGGACGAGACCTACGTGTTCTCGCAGCAGATGGAGGAGGATGGCGCCGCGCGTCTCGTCAACTGGGTTCGTGCCTCCGACATCGCGGACGGCCGCGAAGTGACGGTGTTCACGAGTCGCCTGCGAGTGCTCAGCCCCGAGGTGCTCTCGGACGAGCTGGTCGACGCCGGCTTCGCCGCACCCGAGATCTCTCCCATTCGAGCACATCGCGGGGTGGACATCGTTCTCCTCAAGACGGTGTGCGCGGCACGCCGGGGAGGGGTGCGCGACGATGCTTCCTCCTAG
- the mpaA2 gene encoding MpaA2 family daptide-type RiPP: protein MQAVSPRLEFTELEAMEALNDTDDFVRGFAVGVIIGILALT from the coding sequence ATGCAAGCTGTGTCGCCGAGGCTCGAGTTCACTGAACTCGAGGCGATGGAAGCACTGAATGACACCGATGATTTCGTTCGAGGATTTGCCGTGGGCGTGATCATCGGAATCCTGGCCTTGACGTAG
- the mpaC gene encoding daptide-type RiPP biosynthesis dehydogenase, producing the protein MTSGFAGRVPTLWHGHGVASQVAERLTAGRETLVITDAALTVPFLASCPARRIEVDASSADITIAVAIARKIARWRPDVIVAVGGGSVLDVGKIASLALAGGRVLDYVVGHAARSALTFLPDAPPPIDIVAVPTTLGTSSETNSVGVVTNEEGHRLIVGRSLRPRHAIIDSLNLSTLTPDMVEEGALEAFLRLAGASTSSQRSPRGNSDAVALGRALLESATRDSASASGRLRLARLSAATQRTAALRGRDPYSARHWYVANEVSFLLGIRKMVATAAVIAAVWRRICSGDRRWGDRQSLENFWAGVSQRADLPLDPAEGISALIRRWRIPIPRAPNADHICRIAVATEKAWGNRQPMLAELVAEDFCDVLRDSHWSRQKVGEGGRPSYSVRRG; encoded by the coding sequence TGGCCTCTCAAGTGGCTGAGCGCCTCACTGCAGGGCGTGAGACCCTCGTGATCACGGATGCGGCGCTCACCGTCCCGTTCCTGGCGAGTTGCCCGGCCAGGAGGATAGAGGTCGACGCGTCGTCAGCAGACATCACGATCGCGGTCGCGATCGCACGGAAGATCGCTCGCTGGCGGCCTGACGTCATCGTGGCTGTCGGCGGAGGCAGTGTTCTCGACGTCGGCAAGATCGCCTCTCTTGCGCTCGCCGGAGGGCGGGTGCTCGACTACGTCGTGGGGCATGCCGCACGGTCGGCGCTGACCTTCTTGCCCGATGCTCCGCCGCCCATCGATATCGTCGCAGTTCCGACGACATTGGGCACCTCGTCGGAAACCAACAGCGTCGGCGTCGTCACCAACGAAGAAGGCCATCGGCTCATCGTCGGACGTTCCCTGCGACCGCGCCATGCCATCATCGATTCGCTCAACCTGAGCACTCTCACGCCCGACATGGTCGAAGAGGGAGCGCTGGAGGCGTTTCTCCGTCTGGCGGGCGCATCCACGAGTTCACAGAGAAGCCCGAGAGGGAACAGCGATGCCGTCGCTCTCGGGCGCGCTCTCCTCGAGTCGGCGACTCGTGACTCGGCTTCTGCTTCGGGACGACTGCGCCTCGCGCGTCTGAGTGCGGCCACCCAGCGCACCGCTGCTCTGCGGGGCCGAGACCCGTACAGTGCCCGTCATTGGTACGTGGCGAACGAAGTCTCGTTCCTGCTCGGGATTCGCAAGATGGTCGCGACGGCAGCCGTGATCGCTGCGGTCTGGCGCCGGATCTGCTCCGGAGACAGACGGTGGGGTGATCGGCAGAGCCTCGAGAACTTCTGGGCAGGCGTCTCGCAACGAGCGGACCTTCCCCTGGACCCAGCCGAGGGCATATCCGCCCTCATCCGACGCTGGAGAATTCCCATTCCGAGAGCGCCGAACGCCGACCATATCTGCCGTATCGCGGTGGCCACCGAGAAGGCATGGGGAAATCGCCAACCGATGCTCGCCGAACTCGTGGCGGAAGACTTCTGCGATGTGCTCCGTGATTCCCACTGGAGCCGACAGAAAGTCGGCGAAGGCGGCCGACCTTCCTATTCCGTTCGAAGGGGGTGA
- the mpaP gene encoding daptide biosynthesis intramembrane metalloprotease: MLPPSSARRRKPLSSAPLTADARPLLAVGVAFEEAADEGMWIAVHHDVPTSRVSRTVVDLLTAMDGETGLRDLHRRFAASESMESFLHLVQRFRASGLLEGDTNLPPGRVTYRPPFTVQIATLRAPAIFRRLDRLVFPLSRRPLQAAVAVLMCLGLVAAILQVRDLLNVLSRPLPLPDLVILVTALSLMTLLHETAHGLTLTRFGGRPRRAGFMLFYLTPAFFVDVTDGWRLPGRWQRVAVALAGPAVHAVVAAIALLAALMLPQPAVDHTLLLLALSCIAIVVVNLVPFVRFDGYIALMSALDEPNLRGRAIRDGANSLTRFLFGGPQLSKNVDRWWSVPFGLASLLAPIALVLFAVARIGRALAGGGPALGLLVVALEAVVVLVGIVILVRALHRVLRSSVSRPRFFAVISALVAGGVIAGASIPVPLVTTLGFITDGDRVVLVRTGGKAQSDVPEGARVVLMNTGLLANEQVGDGTVTPQRPQPTKVPLDALFPVAAEGVSVPAAVVAGVDVSAGVGILPSAGQARVELGVGSLWQSLWATGVTVPLSGLQNEKEKQERDDDE, from the coding sequence ATGCTTCCTCCTAGTTCCGCTCGCCGACGAAAGCCCCTCTCTTCCGCTCCACTCACTGCGGACGCCCGCCCGCTTCTCGCTGTCGGCGTCGCGTTCGAGGAAGCCGCAGACGAGGGTATGTGGATTGCGGTGCACCATGACGTGCCCACATCAAGGGTCTCGCGGACGGTCGTCGATCTGCTGACAGCGATGGATGGCGAGACCGGGCTGCGCGATCTGCACAGGCGCTTCGCCGCCTCCGAATCGATGGAGAGTTTCCTTCACCTGGTCCAGCGGTTCCGTGCCAGTGGACTTCTCGAAGGTGACACGAACCTCCCACCCGGACGAGTGACCTATCGGCCACCTTTCACCGTGCAGATCGCCACGCTCCGCGCGCCCGCCATCTTCCGCCGTCTGGATCGCCTGGTCTTCCCACTGTCACGTCGACCGCTGCAGGCAGCAGTTGCCGTCCTGATGTGCCTCGGGCTCGTGGCCGCGATCCTGCAGGTGAGAGACCTGCTGAACGTCCTCAGTCGGCCGCTGCCGCTACCGGACCTCGTCATCCTCGTCACTGCACTGTCATTGATGACCCTGCTTCACGAGACTGCGCACGGACTCACTCTCACGAGGTTCGGCGGAAGACCCCGCCGGGCCGGCTTCATGCTCTTCTACCTCACTCCGGCATTCTTCGTCGATGTGACGGATGGCTGGCGCCTCCCGGGCCGCTGGCAACGCGTCGCCGTCGCACTGGCAGGACCTGCAGTGCACGCCGTCGTCGCTGCGATCGCGCTCCTCGCCGCGCTGATGCTTCCTCAACCGGCCGTCGACCACACCCTCCTGCTTCTCGCGCTGTCCTGCATCGCCATCGTCGTGGTCAATCTGGTCCCGTTCGTGCGGTTCGACGGCTACATCGCGCTGATGAGCGCACTGGACGAGCCGAATCTCCGGGGGCGAGCGATTCGTGACGGCGCGAACTCCCTGACCCGCTTCCTGTTCGGCGGGCCGCAGCTGAGCAAGAACGTGGACAGGTGGTGGAGCGTCCCGTTCGGTCTTGCAAGCCTCCTCGCCCCGATCGCGCTGGTGCTGTTCGCCGTCGCCCGCATCGGCAGGGCGCTCGCCGGAGGCGGGCCGGCTCTCGGTCTGCTCGTGGTGGCACTGGAAGCCGTGGTCGTCCTCGTCGGCATCGTGATCCTCGTCAGGGCGCTGCATCGAGTCCTCCGGTCGAGTGTTTCCCGCCCCCGATTCTTCGCCGTCATCTCCGCCCTGGTCGCCGGCGGCGTGATCGCAGGAGCCTCGATTCCGGTGCCCCTGGTGACCACGCTCGGTTTCATCACTGACGGTGACCGTGTGGTCCTCGTGCGCACAGGTGGGAAGGCCCAGTCGGACGTGCCGGAGGGAGCCCGCGTCGTACTGATGAACACCGGCCTTCTCGCGAATGAGCAGGTGGGTGACGGCACAGTCACCCCGCAGCGACCGCAACCGACGAAGGTTCCACTCGATGCTCTGTTTCCCGTGGCGGCGGAAGGTGTGTCGGTTCCCGCGGCGGTCGTTGCCGGCGTGGACGTATCCGCAGGGGTCGGGATCTTGCCTTCCGCGGGGCAGGCGCGAGTCGAGCTCGGCGTGGGAAGTCTGTGGCAGAGCCTCTGGGCGACCGGCGTGACGGTGCCGCTGTCAGGGCTGCAGAACGAGAAGGAGAAGCAGGAAAGGGATGACGATGAATGA
- a CDS encoding ABC transporter permease produces the protein MRGGIRSEVLRSVSGLSIVAIYFVAFLMPAFVLFSDGSRFDLAGLEPGAATSRLLEPLAWSAISAAFVGAYAVTREYYYASMERTLTGVGFRRTFCGKLVAGALVAIALSVCVSALWTAGVCFILSRNGMSLALTPEAWRTYAGALAGAILGALIGGAIGWIARNYYLTAVIVLAFPMAVELALLRTVPEVAKFSPGLALAALSVPGYQGRLLQFGPALAVGLAWAVGLVAVAWVRGRRRGA, from the coding sequence ATGAGGGGAGGGATTCGCAGCGAAGTGCTGCGTTCGGTGAGCGGACTGTCCATCGTGGCGATCTACTTCGTCGCCTTCCTCATGCCCGCGTTCGTGCTCTTCTCTGACGGCTCGCGCTTCGACCTCGCGGGCCTCGAGCCCGGCGCGGCCACCAGCCGCCTGCTGGAGCCGCTCGCCTGGTCCGCCATCTCGGCGGCGTTCGTCGGTGCATACGCTGTGACCCGCGAGTACTACTACGCCTCGATGGAGAGAACGCTCACCGGGGTCGGTTTCCGTCGTACGTTCTGCGGAAAACTTGTCGCGGGAGCGCTGGTGGCGATCGCGCTTTCGGTCTGTGTCTCGGCGCTGTGGACAGCGGGCGTCTGCTTCATCCTGAGCCGGAACGGTATGTCGCTCGCTCTCACCCCGGAAGCCTGGCGAACGTATGCGGGGGCGCTGGCCGGTGCGATCCTCGGCGCACTCATCGGAGGCGCCATCGGCTGGATCGCTCGGAACTACTATCTGACCGCGGTCATCGTTCTCGCTTTCCCGATGGCGGTGGAGCTCGCGTTGTTGCGCACAGTTCCGGAGGTGGCGAAATTCTCGCCCGGTCTGGCCCTCGCTGCCTTGAGCGTTCCCGGGTACCAGGGTCGGCTGCTCCAGTTCGGGCCCGCCCT
- a CDS encoding ATP-binding cassette domain-containing protein — translation MTMNDHAIEVRGLTKKYGGRVAVEELSFVVPRGSIVGLLGPNGAGKSTTLRALVGLLTPTSGDSLVDGVPFSALDNPASHVGVHMDGFGFEVGITARRHLEISRLATGAPRSRVAEVLEEVGLASDAHRRVKTFSTGMAQRLGLAAALIGSPRTLILDEPANGLDPDGIRWLRRFLRGYREAGGTVLVASHQLAELEQVVDEVVIIKRRALFAGRLGDLVTSGADSLESKYFDLVEGALA, via the coding sequence ATGACGATGAATGATCATGCGATTGAAGTCCGAGGACTCACGAAGAAGTACGGCGGGCGGGTCGCGGTCGAGGAGCTGTCGTTCGTCGTGCCGCGGGGGTCTATCGTCGGGCTTCTGGGCCCGAACGGCGCAGGGAAATCGACCACGTTGCGAGCCCTCGTCGGCTTGCTCACGCCGACGAGCGGTGACAGCCTCGTCGACGGCGTGCCGTTCTCCGCACTCGACAATCCCGCATCGCACGTCGGTGTCCACATGGACGGGTTCGGCTTCGAAGTGGGCATCACTGCGCGGCGGCACCTGGAGATCTCCCGACTCGCGACCGGCGCACCGCGCAGCCGCGTCGCCGAGGTGCTCGAGGAAGTGGGCCTCGCCTCCGATGCCCACCGCCGCGTGAAGACCTTCTCGACGGGGATGGCCCAGCGGCTCGGGTTGGCGGCAGCCCTCATCGGATCGCCTCGAACCCTCATCCTCGACGAGCCTGCGAACGGGCTGGACCCGGACGGCATCCGCTGGCTTCGTAGATTCCTCCGCGGCTATCGCGAAGCCGGCGGAACCGTGCTGGTCGCCAGCCATCAACTGGCTGAGCTGGAGCAGGTCGTGGATGAGGTCGTGATCATCAAGCGGCGGGCGCTCTTCGCCGGGCGTCTCGGCGACCTCGTGACGAGCGGAGCCGATTCGCTGGAGAGCAAGTACTTCGATCTCGTGGAAGGAGCGCTGGCATGA
- the mpaA1 gene encoding MpaA1 family daptide-type RiPP, whose product MNTRVEKIQFQELDEMEAPSWESFYKGAIGALVLIGIGAAAAT is encoded by the coding sequence ATGAACACAAGGGTAGAGAAGATCCAGTTCCAAGAACTGGACGAGATGGAAGCGCCCAGTTGGGAGAGCTTCTACAAAGGCGCGATTGGCGCGCTGGTGCTGATAGGCATCGGCGCGGCCGCTGCGACGTGA
- the mpaA3 gene encoding MpaA3 family daptide-type RiPP — protein sequence MQKKSLEFVELEQIDAPLEWWEHVSYIITIVGGAAAIAT from the coding sequence TTGCAGAAGAAATCGCTCGAGTTCGTGGAACTCGAACAAATCGACGCGCCGCTTGAATGGTGGGAGCACGTGAGCTACATCATCACCATCGTCGGTGGTGCGGCAGCGATCGCGACCTGA